Proteins encoded in a region of the Bradyrhizobium sp. CB3481 genome:
- a CDS encoding Gfo/Idh/MocA family oxidoreductase, with product MRLLILGYSSIVERRVLPAAAKVGRIEAISIASKSRPKPESWPKHGRFFDDYEAALHGSDCDLVYLSLPNAMHERWAMAALAAGKHVVVDKPAMMTLAASERVVEAARRAGRLVAEATVFGYHPQFAALAEFVAETGPLIQSAAQFIFPPLPLGNFRNHAELGGGCLLDLGPYAAATMRILGGDGVSEVTALAGGRHPETGVDMGFSVLARLGNGSTFSGLFSFEGEYQNRLLVVGRSGSVLIERVFTPPADYAVEWRRRVRNADGVVTFEPADTFANFLEAVTSAIASGDHEGFHRDLLSDARCREMIAAALASDNPAHQSV from the coding sequence ATGCGACTGCTGATCCTTGGCTACTCCTCGATCGTCGAGCGGCGCGTGCTGCCGGCCGCGGCCAAGGTTGGCCGCATCGAGGCGATCTCGATCGCGAGCAAGAGCCGCCCCAAGCCCGAGAGTTGGCCGAAGCACGGGCGCTTTTTCGACGATTATGAGGCCGCGCTGCACGGCAGCGATTGCGATCTCGTCTATCTTTCGCTGCCCAACGCGATGCACGAGCGCTGGGCGATGGCGGCGCTGGCCGCCGGCAAGCACGTTGTGGTCGACAAGCCGGCAATGATGACGTTGGCGGCAAGCGAACGCGTGGTCGAAGCGGCGCGGCGCGCCGGCCGTCTCGTCGCGGAAGCGACGGTGTTCGGCTATCACCCGCAGTTCGCGGCCCTCGCGGAATTTGTCGCCGAGACAGGTCCGTTGATCCAGTCGGCCGCGCAATTCATCTTTCCTCCACTGCCGCTCGGCAATTTCCGCAACCATGCCGAACTCGGCGGCGGCTGCCTGCTCGACCTCGGGCCTTACGCCGCCGCCACGATGCGCATTCTTGGCGGCGACGGCGTATCCGAGGTAACGGCGCTGGCCGGCGGCCGGCATCCCGAAACCGGCGTCGACATGGGCTTTTCGGTCCTGGCCCGGCTCGGCAATGGCAGCACATTTTCCGGCCTTTTCAGCTTCGAGGGCGAGTATCAGAATCGCCTGCTCGTTGTCGGTCGCTCGGGCTCCGTGCTAATAGAGCGCGTTTTCACGCCGCCCGCCGATTACGCTGTCGAATGGCGGCGGCGTGTCCGCAATGCCGATGGTGTCGTGACGTTCGAGCCCGCCGATACGTTTGCCAACTTCCTGGAGGCGGTAACGTCGGCAATCGCAAGCGGCGATCACGAGGGCTTCCATCGCGATCTCCTGAGCGACGCGAGGTGCCGGGAAATGATCGCGGCGGCGCTCGCATCAGATAATCCGGCACATCAATCCGTGTGA
- a CDS encoding class I SAM-dependent methyltransferase translates to MKLPRLVRQIGKRVIKAAPILRRHVLTSTDYKVLDGVDAARRVATSSDGWLAARTVARQERAYRALIAGMKHGEPRLDFTVAAEAVSATGIASPRLLEVGCGSGYYSEVFADLVPGGVSYTGIDYSEAMIARAHSNYPSAAFQVADATRLPYADKAFDIVFNGVSLMHIINYQAAIREAARVAGRYCILHTVPVFDDHQTTYLSKYAYGAPVIEIVFGKGELMALCRDAGLRLQREWTCIPYDVSEVTGHRSRTETYLFSKDAAR, encoded by the coding sequence ATGAAGCTGCCGCGCCTCGTCAGGCAGATCGGCAAGCGCGTCATCAAGGCGGCCCCGATCCTGCGGCGCCATGTCCTGACCTCGACCGACTACAAGGTGCTTGATGGTGTCGACGCGGCGCGGCGTGTGGCCACCTCATCCGACGGCTGGCTGGCGGCACGCACCGTCGCGCGCCAGGAACGCGCCTATCGTGCACTGATCGCCGGCATGAAGCATGGCGAACCGCGGCTCGATTTCACTGTTGCGGCCGAAGCCGTCAGCGCAACAGGTATCGCCTCTCCCCGCCTGCTCGAAGTTGGCTGCGGCAGCGGCTATTATTCAGAAGTGTTTGCCGATCTCGTTCCGGGCGGCGTCAGTTACACCGGGATAGATTATTCGGAAGCGATGATCGCGCGCGCGCATTCAAACTACCCATCGGCCGCCTTCCAGGTCGCGGACGCCACCCGGCTGCCTTACGCTGACAAGGCCTTCGACATCGTCTTCAACGGCGTGTCGCTGATGCACATCATCAATTATCAGGCGGCGATCCGCGAAGCCGCGCGCGTGGCCGGACGATACTGCATTCTGCATACGGTTCCGGTGTTTGACGATCATCAAACCACCTATCTGAGTAAATATGCCTATGGCGCGCCCGTCATCGAGATCGTGTTCGGCAAGGGCGAATTGATGGCGCTGTGCCGCGATGCCGGGCTTCGATTGCAGCGCGAATGGACCTGCATTCCCTACGATGTCTCCGAGGTGACGGGCCATCGCTCGCGGACCGAAACCTATCTGTTCTCGAAAGATGCGGCCCGTTGA
- the rfbA gene encoding glucose-1-phosphate thymidylyltransferase RfbA encodes MNRKGIILAGGRGTRLYPLTLATSKQLLPVYDKPLIYYSLTTLMMAGLREILIITTPDEIDQFKRLLGDGRQWGIALSFAVQDHPGGIAEAFVIGRDFLAGGSSALILGDNIFYGDNLRALLRTSAQQDRGSTVFACWVDDPERYGVIEFDPAHRPLRIIEKPKAPKSNYAVTGLYFYDERVVDVVREMKPSPRGELEITDVNQWYLERGELHAERFGRGYAWLDAGTHESLLEASQFIHIVEKRQGLKIACPEEIAFSQGFIDAEQLLRLAEPMKGTGYGQYLIRQAAILR; translated from the coding sequence ATGAACCGCAAGGGAATCATTCTGGCAGGAGGCCGCGGCACGCGGCTCTATCCGCTGACGCTCGCGACCTCGAAGCAGCTGCTGCCGGTCTATGACAAGCCGCTGATCTATTATTCGCTGACCACGCTGATGATGGCGGGTTTGCGCGAGATCCTGATCATCACGACGCCGGATGAGATCGATCAATTCAAGCGCCTGCTCGGCGACGGCCGGCAATGGGGCATCGCGCTTTCCTTTGCCGTCCAGGATCACCCGGGCGGCATCGCGGAAGCTTTCGTGATCGGGCGGGATTTTTTGGCCGGCGGATCCAGCGCGCTGATCCTCGGCGACAATATCTTCTACGGCGACAATCTGCGGGCGCTGCTCCGCACTTCCGCGCAGCAGGACCGCGGCTCAACCGTGTTCGCGTGCTGGGTCGACGATCCCGAGCGCTACGGCGTCATCGAGTTCGATCCTGCTCACCGGCCGCTGCGGATCATCGAAAAACCGAAGGCGCCGAAGTCAAACTACGCCGTGACGGGACTCTACTTCTACGACGAACGCGTCGTCGATGTCGTGCGCGAGATGAAGCCGTCGCCGCGCGGGGAACTCGAAATCACCGACGTCAACCAGTGGTATCTCGAGCGCGGCGAGCTCCACGCCGAACGCTTCGGCCGCGGCTACGCCTGGCTCGACGCCGGCACGCATGAATCGCTGCTCGAGGCGTCGCAGTTCATCCACATCGTGGAGAAGCGCCAGGGGCTGAAGATCGCCTGCCCCGAGGAAATCGCATTCAGCCAGGGTTTTATCGACGCCGAGCAGTTGCTGCGTCTCGCCGAGCCGATGAAAGGTACCGGCTACGGGCAGTATCTGATCCGTCAGGCCGCGATTCTGCGTTAA
- a CDS encoding HAD family hydrolase, producing the protein MKRPAIFFDRDGVLNEDDGYVYEASKLKWIDGAREAVKAANDAGYLVFVVTNQSGVARGFFDEHHVQALHAWMAADLARIGARVDAFEYCPYHPDAVIERYRQVSHRRKPAPGMITDLLERFPVDLARSILIGDKPTDLEAARAAGLRGVLFSGGNLAQFVRSVLQRSNSIGS; encoded by the coding sequence ATGAAGAGACCAGCGATTTTCTTTGACCGAGATGGCGTACTCAACGAGGACGACGGTTACGTCTACGAGGCCAGCAAACTGAAATGGATAGATGGCGCCCGTGAAGCCGTGAAGGCGGCGAACGATGCCGGATATCTTGTATTCGTCGTGACCAACCAATCAGGCGTCGCGCGAGGCTTTTTCGATGAACATCACGTCCAGGCCCTGCACGCGTGGATGGCGGCGGATCTGGCCAGAATCGGAGCGCGCGTCGACGCGTTCGAATATTGCCCCTATCATCCTGACGCCGTGATCGAGCGGTATCGTCAGGTGAGCCATCGACGAAAGCCTGCGCCGGGAATGATCACCGACCTGCTGGAGCGCTTTCCGGTAGATCTCGCCCGCAGCATTCTCATCGGGGACAAGCCAACCGACCTCGAGGCCGCGCGGGCCGCAGGCCTCCGTGGCGTTCTGTTCTCGGGTGGCAACCTCGCGCAGTTCGTCAGATCGGTCCTGCAGCGGAGCAATAGCATTGGCAGCTGA
- a CDS encoding NAD-dependent epimerase/dehydratase family protein, which yields MAATVLVTGADGFIGRNLVGYLASQGFQVIAASRAASVPSRANVVTAPLPDLALPFDWQPLLERCDAVVHLAGVAHRFSEDEQYNLVNHLATAGLAKAACRQQKHLVFVSSIAAQSGPFSEQELTEEAPPKPANSYGRSKLAAEQAIRASGACFTILRPVVIYGQGEKGNVSIIHRVASLPIPLPFGGLTAQRSVLSIDNFCSAIVMILTEPRTHGETFIVSDPTPVTVCDLISRHRAVLGRSPGLVAIPERWIELTFAAFGLADTWNRVGKPLVARPTKLLALGWKPS from the coding sequence ATGGCTGCTACCGTGCTCGTGACCGGCGCCGATGGTTTCATTGGCCGCAATCTCGTCGGTTATCTCGCGTCACAGGGCTTTCAGGTAATCGCGGCTTCCAGAGCCGCTTCAGTCCCTTCTCGCGCCAATGTAGTCACGGCCCCTCTTCCCGACCTGGCTCTGCCGTTCGACTGGCAGCCCTTGCTGGAAAGGTGCGACGCCGTCGTCCATCTGGCCGGCGTTGCGCATCGATTTTCGGAAGATGAGCAATACAATCTCGTCAATCACCTGGCGACGGCCGGGTTGGCGAAAGCTGCCTGTCGCCAGCAGAAGCACCTGGTTTTCGTTTCGTCGATCGCTGCGCAGAGCGGGCCGTTTTCGGAACAGGAACTGACGGAAGAAGCGCCTCCCAAGCCGGCCAATAGCTATGGGCGGTCCAAATTAGCCGCCGAGCAAGCCATTCGCGCATCGGGAGCCTGCTTCACGATCCTGCGTCCTGTCGTGATTTACGGACAGGGCGAAAAGGGTAACGTCTCCATCATCCACAGGGTCGCGAGCCTACCTATACCGCTGCCGTTCGGCGGACTGACGGCCCAAAGATCGGTGCTATCGATCGACAATTTTTGCTCAGCCATCGTGATGATACTGACCGAGCCGCGCACACACGGAGAGACATTCATCGTGTCCGATCCCACGCCGGTTACTGTCTGCGACCTCATTTCCCGACATCGCGCCGTATTAGGCCGTTCGCCCGGGCTGGTAGCCATTCCCGAGAGATGGATCGAACTAACCTTTGCGGCCTTTGGATTGGCCGACACCTGGAACCGGGTCGGCAAACCGCTCGTCGCCCGTCCGACAAAGCTGCTCGCGCTCGGCTGGAAGCCGTCCTGA
- a CDS encoding DegT/DnrJ/EryC1/StrS family aminotransferase, translated as MPINVWDYLREYDELREEILAAVDRVFRSGRLVLGQEGLKFEREMADYLGVAGGVGVNSGTDAIYIALASLGVKAGDEVITVPNTAVPTVSAIRTLGATPVFVDISDDDFLMDVAQVEAAVTPRTKAIVPVHLYGQCVDIDPLMAIAERHGLKVMEDCAQSQGALYKNHQSGSIGHASAFSFYPTKVLGAYGDGGMVLSDDEAAIRLARSLRFYGMEAQYYSERHGYNSRLDEVQAAILSLKLPRIGGWIARRREIAARYNRGLAGSGLVLPRENAHSRHSYYLYVAEHPTDRDGVLERLAKRDINCNVSYRWPIHTMRGSADLGYREGQFPVAERKAQRIFSLPMYPHLRDEEVDTVIDVLKDVI; from the coding sequence ATGCCAATCAACGTATGGGACTATCTGCGGGAATATGACGAGCTGCGCGAGGAGATCCTCGCTGCGGTCGATCGGGTGTTCCGTTCCGGGCGGCTGGTACTGGGACAGGAAGGCCTCAAGTTCGAGCGCGAGATGGCCGACTATCTCGGCGTCGCCGGCGGCGTCGGCGTCAACAGCGGAACCGATGCGATCTACATCGCGCTGGCCTCGCTTGGGGTCAAGGCCGGTGACGAGGTCATCACCGTGCCAAATACAGCGGTGCCGACGGTGTCGGCGATCCGCACGCTCGGCGCCACGCCGGTCTTCGTCGATATCAGCGACGATGACTTTCTGATGGATGTCGCGCAGGTGGAAGCTGCGGTCACGCCGCGCACGAAGGCGATCGTTCCGGTGCATCTCTACGGCCAATGCGTCGATATCGATCCGCTGATGGCGATTGCGGAACGGCACGGCCTGAAGGTGATGGAGGACTGCGCGCAGTCGCAGGGCGCGCTCTACAAGAACCATCAATCCGGCAGCATCGGGCATGCCTCCGCGTTCTCGTTCTACCCGACCAAGGTATTGGGCGCCTATGGCGACGGCGGCATGGTGCTCAGCGATGACGAGGCGGCGATCAGGCTGGCGCGCAGCCTTCGTTTCTACGGCATGGAGGCCCAGTATTATTCCGAGCGCCACGGCTACAATTCGCGGCTCGACGAGGTGCAGGCCGCGATCCTGTCGCTGAAGCTGCCGCGCATCGGGGGCTGGATCGCGCGGCGGCGGGAGATCGCCGCGCGCTATAATCGCGGGCTTGCGGGCAGCGGCCTCGTGCTGCCGCGCGAGAACGCCCACAGCCGTCATTCCTACTATCTCTACGTCGCGGAGCATCCGACCGACCGCGACGGCGTGCTGGAACGACTGGCCAAGCGCGACATCAACTGCAACGTATCCTACCGCTGGCCGATCCACACCATGCGCGGCAGCGCCGATCTCGGCTACCGCGAGGGCCAGTTTCCGGTCGCGGAGCGAAAGGCGCAGCGGATCTTCTCGCTGCCGATGTATCCGCACCTCAGGGATGAGGAAGTCGATACCGTGATCGACGTGCTCAAGGACGTAATCTGA
- a CDS encoding NDP-hexose 2,3-dehydratase family protein has protein sequence MAERAHLDWFRGRLAASLTIEPKDPAPILAWREERCQAIRFKADLIGLDEVRGWSHDAKGNVRHQTGQFFAVEGVRVESGALREVASWDQPIYTQVEGGVLGLISRETPADGVQFLLYAKAEPGNIGVLQLSPSVQSTWSNIRRAHGGKLSPMLEVLTAKSGVRIIYRAEHNEEGGRFWRKSNENIIVFIDDEAVIQSDMTMFYWASLSQIKALAAIDNVLSPFVKTIIAPL, from the coding sequence ATGGCCGAGCGCGCGCATCTCGACTGGTTTCGCGGCCGGCTTGCCGCCTCGCTTACGATCGAGCCGAAGGACCCGGCGCCGATCCTGGCGTGGCGGGAAGAGCGCTGCCAGGCGATCCGGTTCAAGGCGGATCTGATCGGGCTCGACGAGGTGCGCGGCTGGTCGCACGATGCGAAGGGCAATGTGCGGCACCAGACCGGGCAATTTTTTGCCGTCGAGGGCGTCCGCGTCGAAAGCGGCGCGCTGCGCGAGGTCGCCTCGTGGGATCAGCCGATCTACACCCAGGTGGAAGGCGGTGTTCTCGGCCTCATCTCCCGCGAGACGCCCGCTGACGGCGTTCAGTTCCTGCTGTACGCCAAGGCCGAGCCGGGCAATATCGGCGTGCTCCAGCTCTCGCCCTCGGTGCAAAGCACATGGTCGAACATCCGTCGCGCCCATGGCGGAAAGCTGTCGCCGATGCTGGAGGTGCTGACGGCCAAATCCGGTGTTCGGATCATCTACCGTGCCGAGCACAATGAAGAGGGCGGGAGATTTTGGCGCAAGTCGAACGAGAACATCATCGTCTTCATCGACGACGAGGCGGTGATCCAGTCCGATATGACGATGTTCTACTGGGCGAGTCTCAGCCAGATCAAGGCGCTGGCCGCGATCGACAATGTGCTCAGCCCGTTCGTGAAGACAATCATCGCGCCGCTGTAA
- a CDS encoding glycosyltransferase, with translation MRILVLNADYPRFLSWLYRRHPGLGSAGYVAQMSARNASLFGVADFYSRNFAALGHTAAEIHVNNAWLQTAWAREHGMAVEMAGPTASGTTALPAWLQRAVAPLKPMLRPLARKVGLSPSLDRQAEAILLAQIEDFKPDVVLNQDTFHVDPRLMRRIKAIGRPLLIGQIGVAPSRGVDWSVYDLMMSQMSANVEFFRRLGVRAEVNHLAFEPALLDMLPPPPVTDIDVSFVGTVSPDHQQRIALLEAVAERYDLKLFGNPLQTLPASSPLHRCFQGEVWGVDMYQTLRRSKITLNSHIDMAGREAGNMRLFEATGVGAFLLTDFKDNLHTLFAPDREVAVWRSIGDCLDAIGRALGDADSRAAIAAAGQARTMAQHTYRHRAAEILGLIETLRAAR, from the coding sequence ATGCGCATCCTCGTGCTCAACGCCGACTACCCGCGCTTCCTCAGCTGGCTGTATCGCCGACATCCCGGGTTAGGCAGCGCTGGTTATGTGGCCCAGATGTCGGCGCGAAACGCCAGCCTGTTCGGCGTCGCCGATTTCTATTCGCGGAATTTTGCCGCGCTTGGCCATACGGCAGCGGAGATACACGTCAACAACGCCTGGCTTCAGACTGCGTGGGCGCGCGAGCACGGGATGGCGGTCGAAATGGCGGGGCCCACCGCCAGCGGAACCACCGCGCTGCCAGCCTGGCTGCAGCGCGCCGTCGCGCCGCTGAAACCGATGCTGCGTCCGCTGGCCCGCAAGGTTGGTCTCAGCCCAAGCCTCGATCGGCAAGCCGAAGCGATCCTGCTGGCGCAGATCGAGGATTTCAAACCCGACGTGGTGCTCAATCAGGACACCTTTCACGTCGATCCGCGCTTGATGCGGCGTATCAAGGCCATCGGCAGGCCTCTCCTGATCGGGCAAATCGGGGTCGCGCCATCCCGAGGTGTCGACTGGTCGGTCTATGACCTCATGATGTCGCAAATGTCGGCGAACGTGGAGTTCTTCCGCCGCCTCGGTGTGCGCGCGGAAGTCAATCACCTGGCGTTCGAGCCGGCCCTTCTCGATATGCTGCCGCCGCCGCCGGTCACGGATATCGACGTCTCCTTTGTCGGCACGGTGTCGCCGGATCACCAGCAGCGGATCGCGCTGCTCGAGGCCGTCGCCGAGCGTTACGATCTCAAGCTGTTCGGCAACCCGCTACAGACCTTACCAGCCTCTTCGCCGCTGCATCGTTGCTTTCAGGGCGAAGTCTGGGGCGTCGACATGTACCAGACCTTGCGGCGTTCGAAGATCACGCTCAACTCACACATCGACATGGCCGGGCGCGAAGCCGGAAACATGCGCCTGTTCGAGGCGACCGGCGTCGGCGCTTTCCTGCTGACCGACTTCAAGGATAATCTGCACACCCTGTTCGCGCCGGACCGCGAGGTCGCGGTGTGGCGCTCGATAGGCGACTGCCTTGACGCCATCGGCCGCGCGCTCGGCGATGCCGATAGCCGCGCCGCCATAGCCGCTGCGGGCCAGGCCAGAACTATGGCGCAGCATACCTATCGCCACCGCGCCGCCGAGATCCTCGGCCTCATCGAAACGCTGCGGGCGGCGCGATGA
- the rfbB gene encoding dTDP-glucose 4,6-dehydratase — protein sequence MQSVLITGGAGFIGQNLVHAWRTARPADRLVVVDAMTYAANIRSLEPLITDRSIMFVKGDIGDTALMQRLFGEHKFSRVAHLAAESHVDRSISDPEAFLQTNVLGTFTLLKTTLDHWRAAAMLGTARFLHVSTDEVYGSLGPSDPAFTESSPYRPNSPYAASKASSDHLVRAFVATYGLPALITNCSNNYGPYQHPEKLIPLMIIHALEGKPLPVYGDGSNVRDWLHVSDHCSALMHVIEQGCIGETYNVGGGNERTNRYVVSLICDAIDAAFAADAGLASRFPSCPAGAGRPCRTLISYVTDRPGHDHRYAIDASKLADELSKHCSVSFEGGLQQTVRWYLDHEPWWRDVTSGAYQAWIDKNYSFRRAV from the coding sequence ATGCAGAGCGTTCTGATCACGGGTGGCGCGGGCTTTATCGGCCAGAACCTGGTGCATGCGTGGCGGACCGCGCGGCCGGCCGACCGCCTGGTCGTCGTCGACGCCATGACCTATGCGGCCAACATCCGCAGCCTCGAGCCGCTGATCACCGACCGCAGCATCATGTTCGTGAAGGGCGACATCGGCGACACGGCGCTGATGCAGCGCCTGTTTGGCGAGCACAAGTTCTCGCGTGTGGCGCATCTCGCCGCGGAATCCCATGTCGACCGTTCGATCAGCGATCCCGAAGCCTTCCTGCAGACCAATGTGCTTGGCACCTTCACGCTTCTGAAGACGACGCTCGATCACTGGCGTGCGGCGGCGATGCTCGGCACGGCGCGCTTCCTCCACGTCTCGACCGACGAGGTCTATGGCTCGCTCGGCCCGTCTGATCCGGCCTTCACGGAATCCTCGCCCTATCGTCCCAACTCGCCTTACGCGGCGAGCAAGGCGTCGAGCGATCATCTGGTCCGTGCCTTCGTCGCCACCTACGGGCTGCCGGCGCTGATCACGAACTGCTCCAACAATTACGGTCCCTATCAGCACCCCGAGAAGCTCATCCCGCTGATGATCATCCATGCGTTGGAAGGCAAGCCGCTGCCGGTCTACGGCGACGGCTCCAATGTGCGCGACTGGCTGCACGTTTCCGATCACTGCAGCGCCCTGATGCACGTAATCGAGCAGGGGTGCATCGGCGAGACCTACAATGTCGGCGGCGGCAACGAGCGCACCAACCGCTACGTGGTGAGCCTGATTTGCGATGCGATCGATGCCGCCTTCGCGGCCGACGCTGGCCTGGCTTCGCGCTTTCCGTCCTGCCCGGCGGGAGCCGGCAGACCCTGCCGCACGCTCATCAGCTATGTGACCGACCGCCCCGGTCATGATCACCGTTATGCGATCGACGCCTCCAAGCTCGCCGACGAGCTCAGCAAGCACTGCAGTGTCAGCTTTGAAGGCGGGCTGCAGCAGACCGTGCGGTGGTACCTCGACCACGAGCCATGGTGGCGCGACGTCACCAGCGGCGCCTATCAGGCGTGGATTGACAAGAACTACAGCTTTCGGCGAGCAGTCTAG